One genomic region from Magallana gigas chromosome 3, xbMagGiga1.1, whole genome shotgun sequence encodes:
- the LOC105343356 gene encoding 2-phosphoxylose phosphatase 1: MIIVDLMARFKRYRYKIIVALLVIIILFYLYSQKEYGSELMSQQEFKQPMDRLSEQLLFQGQNKNLHSNNTTNDRFLQGAAGYCNFPNPASIKEGSHHLDTQGYKLQLALMMIRHGDRTPLHTLANRPNPRISCKFSKNEKQTHWIVDKFITRMQNADKDGSFESMQRYPNQPYCRQSYLTPQGAVQELLNGLQAKHKYIDGLDLFQQDFSERKVLVKSTVYPRTYQSANAYMFGFLSDYDTRLKIYKAKTDFCSEKDSGLSCHCPGLEKYSKPLKNMRKLSKPLLQSIANFKRKMSRILSVDVKEIRSLTHVFDSLMVRVCHDVPLPCNKARDSCVDRTIVDTLWGLVGDDLLHHYLYNENHLKTQHLKFHPLLVEMYARMKNITKRSSSTKFVLYSGHDITLTPFLMLLGIYDGKWPPYASTLALELYSKEEGSKLHYFFKVIYNGIDKTRELKFCRGLDMCKFKYFEQFVNTHLENMGLDDYDSECLSS; this comes from the exons ATGATCATTGTGGATCTCATGGCTAGATTCAAAAGATATCGCTATAAAATCATTGTTGCTCTACTTGTTATAATAATCTTATTTTACTTGTATTCTCAAAAAG AGTATGGAAGTGAACTGATGAGCCAACAAGAGTTCAAACAGCCTATGGACAGGCTGTCAGAGCAATTACTGTTTCAAGGACAAAATAAAAACCTACATTCCAACAACACAACTAATGATAGATTTCTTCAGGGAGCAGCAGGATACTGCAACTTTCCAAACCCTGCATCAATCAAAGAAG GCAGTCATCATTTGGATACTCAGGGGTACAAACTACAACTGGCTCTGATGATGATCAGACATGGTGATAGAACGCCTCTACACACCCTAGCAAACAGACCAAACCCGAGAATCAgttgtaaattttcaaagaatgaaaaacaaacacattGGATTGTTGATAAATTCATCACCAGAATGCAAAATGCGGATAAAGATGGCAGTTTTGAATCCATGCAACGTTATCCTAATCAGCCATATTGCCGGCAATCATATTTAACACCTCAAGGAGCTGTGCAGGAGTTGTTGAATGGTTTACAAGCTAAACATAAGTATATTGATGGATTGGATTTGTTTCAACAAGATTTCAGTGAAAGAAAAGTGCTTGTGAAGAGCACAGTGTACCCAAGAACATACCAGAGTGCAAATGCCTATATGTTTGGATTTTTGTCAGATTATGACACTcgattgaaaatttataaagcTAAAACAGATTTCTGTTCAGAGAAAGACTCAGGATTAAGTTGTCATTGTCCAGGCTTGGAAAAGTACAGTAAACCACTGAAGAATATGAGAAAATTGAGTAAACCTCTTCTACAAAGCATTGCGAACTTCAAACGAAAAATGAGCAGGATCCTCAGCGTAGATGTTAAAGAGATAAGGTCACTTACACATGTGTTTGATTCACTGATGGTTCGAGTTTGCCATGATGTTCCTTTACCATGTAATAAAGCTAGAGACTCTTGTGTAGATAGAACAATAGTGGATACCTTGTGGGGTTTAGTTGGAGATGACTTACTGCATCATTATCTGTATAACGAAAATCACTTAAAAACTCAGCATTTAAAGTTTCATCCATTGTTAGTAGAAATGTATGCAAGGATGAAAAATATCACCAAAAGAAGTTCTTCTACTAAATTTGTATTATACTCTGGGCATGATATAACATTGACTCCATTTCTAATGTTGTTAGGTATATATGATGGCAAATGGCCTCCCTATGCTTCAACATTAGCACTGGAACTATATAGCAAGGAGGAGGGATCAAAACTTCACTATTTCTTTAAAGTTATTTACAATGGCATAGATAAAACAAGAGAATTGAAGTTTTGTAGAGGGTTAGACATGtgcaagtttaaatattttgaacagTTTGTTAATACCCATCTTGAAAATATGGGACTTGATGACTATGACTCGGAATGTCTTTCTTCTTGA
- the LOC105343358 gene encoding phenylalanine--tRNA ligase beta subunit: MPTITVNKEDLFKALGKRYTFEEFDELCFEFGVEPEEPDEKEIAENPDSALEWKVEIGANRYDLLCIEGLARGLLVFLEKIKAPIYTSIPAWTGKSAKLRILPSTAKVRPFAVAAILRNITFTPESYKSFIDLQDKLHQNLCRRRTLVAIGTHDLDTIKGPFFYDAKPPSKIKFKALNQTQEMTACQLMELYSNESHLKQYLPIIQDKPVYPVIYDSNGVVLSMPPIINGEHSKITLNTRNVFIECTATDLNKAKITLDTIVTMFSQYCSPKYEGIESVEVVNPCGTSVMYPELHYRLEEIDVSETNQKIGICIPPGEMARLLTKMCLVSTPFDSGNKIMVEVPPTRHDVIHACDIMEDVAIAYGYNHITKTIPQTNCIGNQYPINKLSDLLRQEIAAAGFTEVLTFALCSRDDVADKLGKNIKNVNAVHIANPKTLEFQVARTTLLPGILKTISKNKNMPLPLKLFEISDIVMCDPKKDVGARNERWMCAVNYNKSSGFEIVKGLLDRVMQLMEIPFQKGSDGYYIEACDDPTYFQGRCATVILRGKPIGKIGVLHPDVVTKFDLNNPCSAFEISVEPLLRSS, translated from the exons ATGCCGACAATAACGGTAAATAAGGAAGATCTGTTCAAAGCGCTTGGAAAACGTTACA CTTTTGAGGAATTtgatgaactttgttttgaatttggGGTCGAGCCTGAAGAACCA GATGAAAAAGAGATAGCGGAAAACCCTGATTCTGCATTAGAATGGAAGGTTGAAATTGGAGCAAACAG gTATGATTTGCTCTGCATAGAAGGATTAGCCAGAGGCCTACTTGTGTTTTTAGAAAA AATTAAGGCCCCTATATATACGTCAATACCGGCATGGACTGGAAAATCTGCCAAGCTTCGAATTTTACCAAGT ACTGCCAAAGTGAGACCATTTGCTGTGGCTGCTATTTTAAGGAATATTACATTTACTCCT GAGAGCTACAAAAGTTTCATCGACCTTCAAGACAAATTGCACCAGAATCTCTGCAG GAGGAGAACATTAGTGGCCATTGGAACTCATGACTTGGACACAATTAAAGGACCATTCTTTTATGATGCTAAACCACCATCAAAGATCAAGTTTAAGGCATTAAATCAAACTCAGGAAATGACAGCATGCCAACTCATGGAACTCTACTCA AATGAGAGCCATCTTAAGCAGTACCTTCCCATCATTCAGGACAAACCTGTGTACCCTGTTATCTATGACAGCAACGGAGTAGTGTTGTCTATGCCACCGATTATCAATG GGGAACACAGTAAGATAACTTTGAATACAAGGAATGTGTTCATTGAGTGCACAGCCACCGACTTGAACAAGGCAAAGATCACGCTGGATACTATTGTCACCATGTTCAGCCAATACTGTTCCCCGAAATATGA GGGGATTGAGTCTGTGGAAGTGGTGAATCCATGTGGAACCAGTGTTATGTACCCA GAACTTCATTACAGACTTGAAGAAATTGATGTGTCTGAAACAAACCAAAAGATAGGAATATG CATCCCTCCAGGTGAGATGGCTCGACTACTGACCAAGATGTGTCTGGTATCTACCCCTTTTGACAGCGGTAACAAAATCATGGTGGAGGTTCCACCTACTAGGCATG atgtaattcatgcCTGTGATATCATGGAAGATGTGGCCATTGCCTATGGATACAACCACATAACGAAAACAATTCCTCAAACAAACTGTATTGGGAACCAG TATCCCATCAACAAACTGTCGGACCTACTGAGACAAGAAATTGCAGCAGCTGGATTCACAGAGGTTCTCACATTTGCTCTG tgcTCACGAGATGATGTAGCAGACAAATTAggcaaaaatatcaagaatgtGAATGCTGTCCACATTGCCAATCCAAAAACATTGGAGTTTCAG GTTGCTAGGACAACACTACTGCCAGGGATACTGAAGACcatcagtaaaaataaaaacatgccaTTACCTCTAAAGCTGTTTGAAATCTCAGACATTGTTATGTGTGATCCTAAAAAAG ATGTTGGAGCTCGTAATGAGAGATGGATGTGTGCAGTGAACTATAACAAATCCTCAGGGTTTGAGATCGTGAAGGGTTTGCTGGACAGGGTCATGCAGCTGATGGAGATTCCATTCCAGAAGGGGAGTGATGGATACTACATCGAAGCATGTGATG ATCCAACATATTTCCAAGGTCGCTGTGCAACTGTGATATTGAGAGGGAAGCCTATAGGAAAGATAGGAGTACTACACCCCGATGTTGtgacaaagtttgatttaaacaaTCCATGTTCTGCTTTTGAAATTTCAGTAGAACCTTTGTTGAGGAGTTCATGA